A single genomic interval of Streptomyces sp. 1222.5 harbors:
- a CDS encoding aminoglycoside phosphotransferase family protein, producing the protein MTLTAPPATGVRALWEDLPRAVRDAVGGVLGAPVVRAVTQSGGFSPGVAARVRTAAGGTGFVKAVSAAANPDSPALHRREARIADALPAGVPAPRLLGSYDDGTWVALVFEEVTGRQPHVPWQPAELRRVLDAVTLLARTAGRAPLVAPPVGEALADDFTGWRALADRRDDDLRGGLGAWAAAHLPDLAALEARWAEGAAGDTLAHGDLRADNVLLTADGRVVLVDWPHAVRAAAWFDLLVMLPCVRAQGGPDPEEVFTAHPLGRAADRDAVTAALAALTGYFLRGSLKPAPPGLPTLRPFQRVQGEAALAWLRRRL; encoded by the coding sequence ATGACTCTCACCGCCCCGCCCGCCACCGGCGTCCGCGCCCTCTGGGAAGACCTGCCGCGTGCCGTGCGGGACGCGGTCGGCGGGGTGCTCGGGGCGCCGGTCGTCCGCGCCGTGACCCAGAGCGGCGGCTTCTCGCCGGGCGTGGCCGCGCGGGTGCGCACCGCGGCCGGCGGCACCGGCTTCGTCAAGGCGGTGAGCGCCGCCGCCAACCCGGACAGCCCCGCGCTGCACCGCAGGGAGGCGCGGATCGCCGACGCGCTCCCGGCCGGCGTGCCCGCGCCGCGGCTGCTCGGGTCCTACGACGACGGCACCTGGGTCGCCCTGGTCTTCGAGGAGGTGACGGGGCGCCAGCCGCACGTGCCCTGGCAGCCGGCGGAGCTGCGCCGGGTGCTGGACGCCGTCACCCTCCTCGCCCGCACCGCCGGCCGGGCGCCGCTCGTCGCCCCGCCCGTGGGCGAGGCCCTGGCCGACGACTTCACCGGCTGGCGCGCACTCGCCGACCGCCGGGACGATGACCTGCGGGGCGGACTCGGCGCATGGGCCGCGGCCCACCTGCCGGACCTCGCCGCGCTGGAGGCCCGGTGGGCCGAGGGCGCGGCCGGGGACACCCTGGCCCACGGCGACCTCCGCGCGGACAACGTCCTGCTGACGGCCGACGGCCGCGTCGTCCTCGTGGACTGGCCGCACGCCGTGCGGGCCGCCGCCTGGTTCGACCTGCTGGTGATGCTGCCGTGCGTGCGGGCCCAGGGCGGGCCCGACCCCGAGGAGGTGTTCACCGCGCACCCGCTCGGCCGCGCGGCGGACCGGGACGCGGTGACCGCCGCGCTGGCCGCCCTCACCGGTTACTTCCTGCGCGGTTCGCTGAAGCCCGCCCCGCCGGGACTGCCCACCCTGCGGCCCTTCCAGCGGGTCCAGGGCGAGGCCGCCCTGGCCTGGCTCAGGAGGCGGCTGTGA
- a CDS encoding helix-turn-helix domain-containing protein, with protein sequence MGDHKEQQPVRVGAAVRRRRRALELTLAGLAERTGLSVPFLSQVENDKARPSRSSLEKLADALRTTAVELLAAADPAASVDVVRAEPVADGDFAPRTRSLVRGHHQLHASEFTGDHDAGREFQHRNDELMYVADGAVEIEAEGRAHRLGRGDTLYLTGGVRHRWRATVPDTRIIVVAVAEHIEAVKDRSR encoded by the coding sequence ATGGGCGACCACAAAGAGCAGCAGCCCGTGCGGGTGGGCGCGGCCGTCCGGCGGCGCCGCCGTGCCCTGGAGCTGACCCTCGCGGGTCTCGCCGAGCGCACCGGACTGTCGGTGCCCTTCCTCAGCCAGGTCGAGAACGACAAGGCCCGCCCCAGCCGCAGTTCCCTGGAGAAGCTGGCCGACGCCCTGCGCACCACGGCCGTCGAACTCCTCGCCGCCGCCGACCCCGCCGCCAGCGTGGACGTCGTCCGTGCCGAACCGGTCGCGGACGGCGACTTCGCGCCGCGCACGCGCTCCCTGGTGCGCGGCCACCACCAGCTGCACGCCTCCGAGTTCACCGGCGACCACGACGCCGGCCGCGAGTTCCAGCACCGCAACGACGAGCTGATGTACGTCGCCGACGGTGCCGTGGAGATCGAGGCCGAGGGCCGTGCCCACCGCCTCGGCCGCGGCGACACCCTGTACCTGACCGGTGGCGTGCGGCACCGCTGGCGGGCCACCGTCCCGGACACCAGGATCATCGTGGTCGCGGTCGCCGAGCACATCGAGGCGGTCAAGGACAGGTCGCGCTAG
- a CDS encoding gamma-glutamyl-gamma-aminobutyrate hydrolase family protein, whose protein sequence is MTVRPLIGVSTYLEAGARWGVWELAAALLPAAYPRLVQRAGALAAMLPPDAPAHAAAAVARLDGLVIAGGPDVDPARYGADRSPRTGPPAHERDAWELALIDAALTAGVPLLGVCRGMQLLNVALGGTLVQHLDGHAEVVGVFGGHPVKPVPGTLYAGIVPEEVTVPTYHHQAVETLGAGLVPSAYAADGTVEAVELPRERGWVLGVQWHPEMGEDLRVMRALVTAAS, encoded by the coding sequence ATGACCGTACGACCGCTGATCGGTGTGAGCACCTACCTGGAGGCCGGTGCGCGCTGGGGCGTCTGGGAGCTGGCGGCGGCGCTGCTGCCGGCCGCCTATCCCCGGCTGGTGCAGCGCGCCGGGGCACTGGCGGCGATGCTGCCGCCGGACGCTCCCGCGCACGCGGCGGCCGCCGTCGCCCGCCTGGACGGGCTGGTGATCGCGGGCGGCCCGGACGTCGATCCCGCCCGCTACGGCGCCGACCGCTCGCCCCGCACGGGGCCGCCGGCGCACGAGCGGGACGCCTGGGAGCTGGCCCTGATCGACGCGGCCCTGACGGCGGGCGTGCCGCTGCTCGGCGTCTGCCGGGGCATGCAGCTGCTGAACGTGGCCCTCGGCGGGACCCTCGTGCAGCACCTGGACGGGCACGCGGAGGTGGTCGGCGTGTTCGGCGGCCACCCGGTGAAGCCGGTGCCGGGCACCCTGTACGCGGGGATCGTCCCGGAGGAGGTGACGGTGCCGACGTACCACCACCAGGCGGTGGAGACCCTCGGCGCGGGGCTCGTGCCGTCGGCCTACGCGGCGGACGGCACCGTGGAGGCGGTCGAGCTGCCGCGGGAGCGGGGCTGGGTGCTGGGCGTCCAGTGGCATCCGGAGATGGGCGAGGACCTGCGGGTGATGCGGGCCCTGGTCACAGCCGCCTCCTGA
- a CDS encoding 5'-3' exonuclease has protein sequence MTGRLMLLDTASLYFRAYFGVPDSVKAPDGTPVNAVRGLLDFIDRLVKDHRPDRLVACMDADWRPQWRVDLIPTYKAHRVAEEHEGGPDEEEVPDTLSPQVPVIEDVLDAIGIARVGVAGYEADDVIGTFTARADGPVDIVTGDRDLYQLVDDGRGIRVLYPVKGVGTLQLTDEAALREKYGVDGRGYADLALLRGDPSDGLPGVAGIGEKTAAKLLAEFGDLAGIMAAVDDLRAKLTPSQRKRLTEARPYVAVAPKVVRVAGDVPLPDVDTALPHTPRDPAALEDLAKRWGLGGSLQRLLGTLAE, from the coding sequence GTGACCGGACGACTGATGCTCCTCGACACCGCCTCGCTGTACTTCCGCGCCTACTTCGGCGTCCCGGACTCCGTGAAGGCGCCCGACGGCACGCCCGTGAACGCCGTGCGCGGGCTGCTGGACTTCATCGACCGCCTGGTGAAGGACCACCGGCCGGACAGGCTGGTCGCCTGCATGGACGCCGACTGGCGCCCGCAGTGGCGGGTCGACCTGATCCCCACCTACAAGGCGCACCGGGTGGCCGAGGAGCACGAGGGCGGCCCGGACGAGGAGGAGGTGCCGGACACCCTCTCCCCGCAGGTGCCGGTCATCGAGGACGTGCTGGACGCGATCGGCATCGCCCGCGTCGGGGTCGCGGGGTACGAGGCGGACGACGTGATCGGCACGTTCACCGCCCGCGCCGACGGCCCGGTCGACATCGTCACCGGCGACCGCGACCTGTACCAGCTGGTCGACGACGGGCGTGGGATCCGGGTGCTGTACCCGGTCAAGGGCGTCGGCACGCTGCAGCTGACGGACGAGGCGGCGCTGCGCGAGAAGTATGGCGTCGACGGGCGGGGGTACGCGGATCTCGCGCTGCTGCGCGGCGACCCGAGCGACGGCCTGCCGGGCGTGGCCGGCATCGGCGAGAAGACGGCCGCCAAGCTGCTCGCCGAGTTCGGCGACCTGGCCGGGATCATGGCGGCGGTCGACGACCTACGGGCGAAGCTCACGCCGTCGCAGCGCAAGCGGCTCACCGAGGCCCGGCCGTACGTCGCGGTCGCGCCGAAGGTGGTCCGGGTGGCCGGCGACGTGCCGCTGCCGGACGTCGACACCGCCCTGCCGCACACCCCGCGCGACCCGGCGGCACTGGAGGACCTGGCGAAGCGCTGGGGCCTGGGCGGCTCCCTGCAACGGCTGCTGGGCACGCTCGCGGAGTGA
- a CDS encoding ABC transporter permease/substrate binding protein — MPRLPLGDWVDSGVNWLVDHLSWLFDAVKAVMEGMYDGIDAVLAAPAPLLMAGILAVVAWWLRGLLAGVLAFAGFALVDSLDLWDRAMSTLALVLVATVIALVISLPLGIWAARSKAVSAAVRPVLDLLQTMPSMVLLIPAMLFFGLGTAAGVVATLIFALAPGVRMTELGIRQVDAELVEAAEAFGTTPRNTLWRVQLPLALPTIMAGVNQVIMLGLSMVVIAGMVGTGGLGGAVNEAIGQLDIGYGFEAGVGIVVLAIYLDRITGALGTQLSPLSRRAAAKAPTRAWSYRPRPAVALAGVVILALVAGGLGVFGDSAGTSEASGTDVGKGKEIKIGYIPWDEGIASTFLWKELLEERGFKVTTTQYAAGPLYTGLATGQLDFETDSWLPTTHAEYWRKYGKQLDDLGKWYGPTSLELTVPSYVRDVNSLADLKAHSSEFGGKIVGIEPSAGMMGLLKDKVLGAYGLKGDYEVIDGSTPAMLAELKRAYAKKQPVVVTLWSPHWAYSDYGLKKLKDPKGAWGKGDGVHTLARKGFAADNPEVGRWLDDFSMTEKQLTSLEAGIQKAGKGKEQDAVRDWLKRNPGLVDKWAPVAKGGTDSQAAG, encoded by the coding sequence GTGCCTAGGCTGCCCCTCGGCGACTGGGTCGACTCCGGTGTGAACTGGCTCGTCGACCACCTCTCCTGGCTCTTCGACGCCGTCAAGGCGGTCATGGAGGGCATGTACGACGGCATCGACGCCGTGCTCGCCGCGCCCGCACCGCTGCTGATGGCCGGCATCCTCGCCGTCGTCGCCTGGTGGCTGCGCGGCCTGCTCGCCGGTGTCCTGGCCTTCGCCGGATTCGCGCTGGTCGACTCGCTCGACCTGTGGGACCGCGCCATGTCCACGCTCGCGCTGGTCCTCGTGGCGACCGTGATCGCCCTGGTGATCTCGCTGCCGCTGGGCATCTGGGCGGCCCGGTCCAAGGCGGTCAGCGCGGCCGTACGGCCCGTGCTGGACCTGCTGCAGACCATGCCGTCGATGGTGCTGCTGATCCCGGCCATGCTCTTCTTCGGCCTGGGCACCGCCGCCGGTGTGGTCGCCACCCTGATCTTCGCGCTCGCCCCCGGCGTCCGCATGACCGAGCTGGGCATCCGCCAGGTCGACGCCGAACTGGTCGAGGCGGCGGAGGCGTTCGGCACCACTCCGCGCAACACCCTGTGGCGCGTGCAGCTGCCGCTCGCCCTGCCGACCATCATGGCCGGCGTCAACCAGGTGATCATGCTTGGCCTGTCCATGGTCGTCATCGCGGGCATGGTCGGCACCGGCGGCCTCGGCGGCGCCGTCAACGAGGCCATCGGCCAGCTCGACATCGGCTACGGCTTCGAGGCGGGCGTCGGCATCGTCGTCCTCGCCATCTACCTGGACCGGATCACCGGCGCGCTCGGCACCCAGCTGTCCCCGCTGAGCCGCCGGGCCGCCGCGAAGGCCCCCACGCGCGCGTGGTCGTACCGCCCCCGGCCGGCGGTGGCCCTCGCCGGTGTGGTGATCCTCGCCCTCGTCGCGGGCGGGCTCGGCGTCTTCGGCGACTCCGCCGGCACCTCCGAGGCCTCCGGCACCGACGTCGGCAAGGGCAAGGAGATCAAGATCGGCTACATCCCCTGGGACGAGGGCATCGCCTCCACCTTCCTCTGGAAGGAGCTCCTCGAGGAGCGCGGTTTCAAGGTGACCACCACCCAGTACGCGGCCGGCCCCCTCTACACCGGCCTGGCCACCGGCCAGCTCGACTTCGAGACCGACTCCTGGCTGCCCACCACGCACGCCGAGTACTGGCGGAAGTACGGCAAGCAGCTCGACGATCTCGGCAAGTGGTACGGCCCCACCTCGCTGGAGCTGACCGTCCCGTCCTACGTCAGGGACGTGAACTCCCTGGCGGACCTGAAGGCCCACTCCTCCGAGTTCGGCGGGAAGATCGTCGGCATCGAGCCCAGCGCGGGCATGATGGGCCTGCTCAAGGACAAGGTGCTGGGGGCGTACGGCCTGAAGGGCGACTACGAGGTGATCGACGGCTCCACGCCGGCGATGCTCGCCGAGCTCAAGCGCGCCTACGCCAAGAAGCAGCCGGTCGTCGTCACCCTCTGGTCGCCGCACTGGGCCTACAGCGACTACGGCCTGAAGAAGCTGAAGGACCCGAAGGGCGCCTGGGGCAAGGGCGACGGCGTGCACACGCTCGCCCGCAAGGGCTTCGCCGCCGACAATCCCGAGGTCGGCCGCTGGCTGGACGACTTCTCCATGACCGAGAAGCAGCTCACCAGCCTGGAGGCGGGGATCCAGAAGGCCGGCAAGGGCAAGGAGCAGGACGCCGTGCGCGACTGGCTGAAGCGCAACCCGGGCCTGGTCGACAAGTGGGCCCCGGTCGCCAAGGGCGGCACCGACAGCCAGGCGGCCGGGTGA
- a CDS encoding TDT family transporter: MVTIAPAPPAPVTSAGPCPARLGHLGPNWYASVMGTAVIGSAGAALPGHQESLRTLLAGFWVLSLLALVTLLAARALRRARHRDRARGDLLDPAAAPFYGCLAMALLAVGGGAMTAGRPLLGSAAAVVLDSVLFTAGTVVGLAAAVAVPYLMAVRHRVEPSQAGPIWLLPLVAPMVSAAVGPLLVPHLPPGQPRETLLLACLALFGLSLFATLLMLPLVFARLVTSGPPPLALAPTLFLVLGPLGQSTTAVALIAEAAPGAVPAPYARGLEVFAVLYGVPVMGFALLWLAFATAHVVRARRHGMGFSMTWWAFTFPVGTCVTGAAALARHTGLTAYGALAVGLYAVLVAAWLAAASGTVRGLLSGALPAGPGPAPAAPAPVRGRTRSGTVR; this comes from the coding sequence ATGGTCACCATAGCCCCGGCCCCGCCCGCCCCCGTCACCTCCGCCGGCCCGTGCCCGGCCCGCCTCGGGCACCTCGGGCCCAACTGGTACGCGTCCGTCATGGGCACCGCCGTCATCGGCTCGGCCGGTGCCGCGCTGCCCGGGCACCAGGAGAGCCTGCGCACGCTCCTGGCGGGTTTCTGGGTGCTGTCGCTTCTCGCGCTGGTGACCCTGCTGGCGGCCCGGGCGCTGCGCCGGGCCCGCCACCGGGACCGGGCCCGCGGCGATCTGCTGGACCCGGCGGCGGCGCCCTTCTACGGCTGTCTGGCGATGGCCCTGCTGGCGGTGGGCGGCGGTGCCATGACGGCCGGGCGGCCCCTGCTCGGCAGCGCGGCCGCCGTGGTCCTGGACTCGGTGCTGTTCACCGCGGGCACGGTGGTCGGGCTGGCCGCCGCCGTGGCCGTCCCGTACCTGATGGCCGTACGGCACCGCGTCGAGCCGTCCCAGGCCGGTCCGATCTGGCTGCTGCCGCTGGTCGCCCCCATGGTGTCGGCCGCCGTCGGCCCGCTGCTCGTTCCGCACCTGCCGCCGGGGCAGCCCCGCGAGACCCTGCTGCTGGCCTGCCTGGCGCTGTTCGGCCTGAGCCTGTTCGCCACGCTGCTGATGCTGCCGCTGGTCTTCGCCCGGCTGGTCACGTCGGGCCCGCCGCCGCTCGCGCTCGCCCCGACCCTGTTCCTGGTGCTCGGCCCGCTCGGGCAGTCCACCACCGCGGTCGCGCTGATCGCGGAGGCCGCTCCCGGTGCCGTACCGGCCCCGTACGCGCGCGGTCTGGAGGTGTTCGCCGTGCTGTACGGGGTGCCGGTCATGGGGTTCGCGCTGCTGTGGCTGGCGTTCGCGACCGCCCACGTGGTGCGGGCCCGGCGGCACGGCATGGGGTTCTCGATGACCTGGTGGGCGTTCACCTTCCCGGTCGGCACCTGTGTCACCGGCGCCGCGGCCCTCGCCCGGCACACCGGTCTCACGGCGTACGGCGCCCTCGCCGTCGGCCTGTACGCCGTGCTGGTGGCGGCCTGGCTCGCGGCCGCCTCCGGCACCGTGCGCGGACTGCTCAGCGGCGCGCTGCCTGCAGGGCCCGGGCCAGCACCCGCGGCGCCCGCGCCAGTGAGGGGCCGTACCAGGTCAGGTACCGTCCGCTGA
- a CDS encoding LysR family transcriptional regulator: MSESEGQRERGQSLAHRVPDLAGLELLLAVARLGSLGAAAREVGITQPAASSRLRSMERQLGVALVDRSPRGSRLTDAGALVTDWARRVVEAAAAFDAGARALRDRRDSRLRVAASMTIAEYLLPGWLLALHAERPDTAVSLLAGNSAKVAELLLAGEADLGFVEGLTVPTGLDSVVIAHDRLIVVTAPGHPWARRRRPLTPEELAATPLILRERGSGTRQVLDAALGGLARPLLELSSTTAVKASAVTGAGPSVLSELAVGEELAMRRLVSIPVEGVSLRRDLRAVWPTGHRPAGPARELLSLTRG; encoded by the coding sequence ATGAGCGAGTCGGAGGGGCAGCGGGAGCGCGGACAGTCGCTGGCACACCGGGTTCCCGATCTGGCCGGGCTGGAGCTGCTGCTGGCGGTGGCGCGGCTGGGCAGTCTCGGCGCGGCCGCGCGGGAGGTCGGCATCACCCAGCCGGCCGCGAGCAGCCGACTGCGCTCCATGGAACGGCAGCTGGGCGTCGCGCTGGTCGACCGCTCGCCGCGCGGCTCCCGGCTCACCGACGCGGGCGCCCTGGTGACGGACTGGGCCCGCCGGGTCGTGGAGGCGGCGGCCGCGTTCGACGCCGGCGCGCGGGCCCTGCGGGACCGGCGGGACTCGCGCCTCAGGGTCGCGGCCAGCATGACCATCGCCGAGTACCTGCTGCCCGGCTGGCTCCTCGCGCTGCACGCCGAGCGCCCCGACACGGCCGTCTCGCTGCTCGCGGGCAACTCGGCGAAGGTCGCCGAGCTGCTGCTGGCCGGCGAGGCGGACCTCGGCTTCGTGGAGGGGCTGACGGTGCCGACCGGCCTGGACTCCGTGGTCATCGCCCACGACCGGCTGATCGTCGTCACCGCCCCGGGTCACCCCTGGGCCCGCCGCCGGCGCCCGCTGACCCCCGAGGAACTCGCGGCGACCCCGCTGATCCTGCGCGAGCGCGGATCCGGCACCCGGCAGGTGCTGGACGCGGCGCTCGGCGGCCTCGCCCGCCCCCTGCTCGAACTCTCCTCCACCACGGCGGTCAAGGCCTCGGCGGTCACCGGCGCTGGCCCGTCGGTGCTGAGCGAACTGGCGGTGGGGGAGGAGCTCGCGATGCGGCGCCTGGTGAGCATCCCGGTGGAGGGCGTCTCCCTGCGCCGTGACCTGCGGGCGGTCTGGCCCACGGGCCACCGCCCGGCGGGCCCGGCCCGTGAACTGCTGTCTCTGACGCGCGGTTGA
- a CDS encoding glycine betaine/L-proline ABC transporter ATP-binding protein: MQARLEAEHLFKVFGRRPDAAVEALKQGTDREELRADGTTAAVIDASFRVEAGEIFVVMGLSGSGKSTLLRMLNGLLEPTAGTVRFDGQDLTGLADRELRELRSKKISMVFQHFALFPHRSVRDNAAYGLEVQGVPRAERGRRADEALALCGLAGWETSWPDELSGGMQQRVGLARALATDADLLLMDESFSALDPLIRRDMQDQLLELQKTLKKTIVFITHDLNEAMRLGDRIAVMRDGRIVQTGTAEDILLRPANDYVASFIQDVDRSRVLTAAAVMDTGLRGDEADCDCETAAPGTPFTELCAISARLSHPVAVVDGDGTLVGVVPRQRLVGFLGDETNEPAVCGDSPKKVTARA; this comes from the coding sequence GTGCAAGCCAGGCTTGAGGCGGAGCACCTGTTCAAGGTGTTCGGCAGACGACCGGACGCAGCAGTGGAAGCCCTGAAGCAGGGCACCGACCGAGAGGAGCTGCGCGCGGACGGCACGACCGCCGCAGTGATCGACGCGTCCTTCCGGGTGGAGGCCGGTGAGATCTTCGTCGTCATGGGGCTGTCGGGCTCCGGGAAGTCCACCCTCCTGCGCATGCTCAACGGCCTGCTGGAGCCGACCGCGGGCACCGTCCGCTTCGACGGGCAGGACCTGACCGGGCTCGCCGACCGCGAGCTGCGCGAGCTGCGGTCGAAGAAGATCAGCATGGTCTTCCAGCACTTCGCGCTGTTCCCGCACCGCAGCGTCCGCGACAACGCCGCCTACGGCCTGGAAGTGCAGGGCGTGCCCCGCGCCGAGCGCGGACGCCGCGCCGACGAGGCGCTCGCCCTGTGCGGCCTGGCCGGCTGGGAGACGTCCTGGCCCGACGAGCTGTCCGGCGGCATGCAGCAACGCGTCGGCCTGGCCCGCGCGCTCGCCACCGACGCCGACCTGCTGCTGATGGACGAGTCCTTCAGCGCCCTGGACCCGCTCATCCGGCGGGACATGCAGGACCAGCTGCTGGAGCTGCAGAAGACGCTGAAGAAGACGATCGTCTTCATCACCCACGACCTCAACGAGGCGATGCGGCTCGGCGACCGCATCGCCGTCATGCGCGACGGCCGCATCGTGCAGACCGGCACGGCCGAGGACATCCTGCTGCGCCCCGCGAACGACTACGTCGCCTCCTTCATCCAGGACGTCGACCGCTCCCGCGTGCTGACCGCCGCCGCCGTGATGGACACCGGGCTGCGCGGCGACGAGGCCGACTGCGACTGCGAGACCGCGGCACCCGGCACGCCGTTCACCGAGCTGTGCGCGATCAGCGCCCGGCTCAGCCACCCCGTCGCCGTCGTCGACGGCGACGGCACCCTTGTCGGCGTCGTGCCCCGGCAGCGCCTGGTCGGCTTCCTCGGCGACGAGACGAACGAGCCCGCGGTGTGCGGCGACAGCCCGAAGAAGGTGACCGCCCGTGCCTAG
- a CDS encoding FadR/GntR family transcriptional regulator yields the protein MGDRLAPVLRPVRAGNGFEEALEQILQVVRLGLVPGGERLPAERELAERLGISRVTLREVLKVLQDQGLVEARRGRYGGTFVLPRTDAGGEDELRRRVAGVDVEDVLRFREVLEVGAAGLCAAHGLTDARAGRLREALHRTHEAPLADYRRQDTLLHLTLAELCGSPSLTAQYAAVRATVNDLLDCIPLLVRNLEHSQRQHTALVEAVLDGDADGAREMMREHCAGTAALLRGFLT from the coding sequence ATCGGCGACCGCCTCGCTCCGGTGCTGCGGCCGGTGCGGGCGGGCAACGGCTTCGAGGAGGCGCTGGAGCAGATCCTCCAGGTCGTCCGGCTGGGCCTGGTGCCCGGGGGCGAACGGCTGCCCGCCGAGCGGGAGCTGGCGGAGCGGCTCGGGATCAGCCGGGTGACCCTGCGCGAGGTGCTGAAGGTGCTGCAGGACCAGGGGCTGGTGGAGGCGCGGCGCGGGCGGTACGGCGGAACGTTCGTGCTGCCGCGCACGGACGCGGGTGGCGAGGACGAGCTGCGGCGGCGCGTCGCCGGGGTCGACGTCGAGGACGTGCTGCGTTTCCGCGAGGTGCTGGAGGTGGGGGCGGCCGGGCTGTGCGCGGCGCACGGGCTGACGGACGCACGGGCCGGCCGGCTCCGGGAGGCGCTGCACCGTACGCACGAGGCACCGCTCGCCGACTACCGGCGGCAGGACACGCTGCTGCACCTGACGCTCGCCGAGCTGTGCGGGTCGCCGTCCCTGACCGCCCAGTACGCGGCCGTCCGGGCCACCGTCAACGACCTGCTGGACTGCATCCCGCTGCTGGTGCGCAACCTGGAGCACTCCCAGCGCCAGCACACCGCGCTGGTGGAGGCGGTGCTGGACGGGGACGCGGACGGCGCGCGGGAGATGATGCGCGAGCACTGCGCGGGCACGGCGGCCCTGCTGCGGGGCTTCCTGACCTGA
- a CDS encoding helical backbone metal receptor, which yields MDPGTVGGGRPGGSPRPPAARVVSLVPSLTEAVAETLPGALVGVTDWCSRPADLAVTRIGGTKNPAVDRILALAPDLVVANEEENRAPDLDALRAAGLTVLVTEVRTVPQAFTELDRVLTACGARSRPRWLDEAEDAWAALPEPSSRTTAVVPIWRRPWMVLGRDTFAGDVLTRLGVDHRYAGHPERYPRVPLEELRAAAPDLVVLPDEPYRFTAEDGPEAFPGLPCALVSGRYLTWYGPSLARAPRVLARALQAARR from the coding sequence GTGGACCCCGGGACCGTCGGCGGTGGCCGGCCGGGCGGCTCCCCGCGCCCTCCTGCGGCGCGGGTCGTCTCCCTGGTGCCGTCCCTGACCGAGGCGGTGGCCGAGACCCTGCCCGGAGCCCTCGTCGGCGTCACGGACTGGTGCAGCCGTCCGGCGGACCTGGCGGTCACCCGGATCGGCGGGACGAAGAACCCGGCGGTCGACCGGATCCTCGCCCTCGCCCCCGACCTGGTCGTCGCCAACGAGGAGGAGAACCGCGCCCCCGACCTGGACGCGCTGCGCGCGGCCGGCCTGACCGTGCTGGTCACCGAGGTGCGGACGGTGCCGCAGGCCTTCACGGAGCTGGACCGGGTGCTGACCGCGTGCGGTGCGCGGAGCCGCCCCCGCTGGCTGGACGAGGCGGAGGATGCCTGGGCCGCGCTGCCGGAGCCGTCCAGCCGCACCACGGCGGTCGTCCCGATCTGGCGGCGCCCCTGGATGGTCCTCGGCCGCGACACCTTCGCCGGGGACGTCCTGACCCGCCTCGGCGTCGACCACCGCTACGCCGGCCATCCCGAGCGCTACCCCCGTGTCCCCCTGGAGGAGCTGCGCGCCGCGGCCCCGGACCTGGTGGTCCTCCCCGACGAGCCCTACCGGTTCACCGCCGAGGACGGCCCGGAGGCCTTCCCCGGGCTGCCCTGCGCGCTGGTCAGCGGACGGTACCTGACCTGGTACGGCCCCTCACTGGCGCGGGCGCCGCGGGTGCTGGCCCGGGCCCTGCAGGCAGCGCGCCGCTGA
- a CDS encoding siderophore-interacting protein, translated as MAERPGRKPRRAHTAQVVRTERLTPHMQRVVLGGEGLAGFAADTCTDHYVKLLFGPPGVTYPEPFDLERIRAEFPREQWPVTRTYTVRAFDPEHRELTLDFVIHGDEGLAGPWATRVRPGDPVRFMGPGGAYAPAPDADWHLLAGDESALPAIARTLETLPAGARAHAFVEVSGPEEEQKIDSEVEVVWLHRGTRPVGEALLEAVRALDFPAGRPHAFVHGEAGFVKELRRLLRVDLGIPREDLSISGYWRLGHNEDGWQASKRDWNARIEAEQEGGAAAA; from the coding sequence ATGGCAGAGCGCCCGGGACGTAAGCCGCGCAGGGCCCATACCGCCCAGGTTGTGCGCACCGAACGCCTCACCCCGCACATGCAGCGTGTGGTGCTGGGCGGCGAGGGCCTCGCCGGATTCGCCGCGGACACCTGCACCGACCACTACGTGAAGCTGCTGTTCGGGCCGCCCGGCGTGACCTACCCCGAGCCCTTCGACCTCGAGCGCATCCGCGCGGAGTTCCCCCGCGAGCAATGGCCGGTGACCCGCACCTACACCGTGCGCGCCTTCGACCCGGAACACCGGGAACTGACCCTGGACTTCGTGATCCACGGCGACGAGGGCCTGGCCGGACCGTGGGCCACCCGCGTACGGCCCGGTGACCCGGTCCGCTTCATGGGCCCCGGTGGCGCCTACGCGCCCGCCCCGGACGCCGACTGGCATCTGCTCGCCGGCGACGAGAGCGCGCTGCCCGCGATCGCCCGCACCCTGGAGACGCTGCCCGCCGGCGCCCGCGCGCACGCCTTCGTCGAGGTGTCCGGCCCCGAGGAGGAGCAGAAGATCGACTCCGAGGTGGAGGTCGTCTGGCTGCACCGCGGGACCCGCCCGGTCGGCGAGGCCCTGCTGGAGGCGGTACGGGCGCTGGACTTCCCGGCGGGCCGGCCGCACGCCTTCGTGCACGGCGAGGCGGGCTTCGTGAAGGAGCTGCGGCGGCTGCTCCGCGTGGACCTCGGGATCCCGCGCGAGGATCTGTCGATCTCCGGCTACTGGCGGCTCGGCCACAACGAGGACGGCTGGCAGGCCTCCAAGCGGGACTGGAACGCCCGCATCGAGGCCGAGCAGGAGGGCGGCGCCGCCGCCGCGTGA